One region of Oryza sativa Japonica Group chromosome 5, ASM3414082v1 genomic DNA includes:
- the LOC4339787 gene encoding aspartic proteinase CDR1 has translation MAPLSFRCSIETIHAPNLSLGQQQQQQQEEEEEEEEETSISVTKDSKLNDFAFLIPVKLGTPAVQYLVTMDTGSSLSWVQCRPCTIKCHVQPAKVGPIFDPSNSSTFRHVGCSTSICSYLGRTLRIQSKACMEWEDICLYTMSYGGGWAYSVGKAVTDRLVLGGGETTRTTLSLANFVFGCSMDTQYSTHKEAGIFGLGTSNYSFEQIAPLLSYKAFSYCLPSDEAHQGYLSIGPDSSGGVPTSMFPGTPRPVYSIGMTGLTVTVNGEVRSLVSGSGSSPSPSSLMVVDSGAKLTLLLASTFGQLEDAIIPAMESLGYSLNTAAGQNQLCFLTESDRQNYLQRKPPPPSNWSALPVFHISFTLGLTLTLPPKNAFYLDARYRQEFLTIAWKQIYVRSIFPFQYFSDILGLCSSFARDDYLESGYQILGNLVTKSCGITYDIPRKQFRFRTGEC, from the coding sequence ATGGCGCCCTTGAGTTTCCGGTGTTCCATAGAAACCATCCATGCGCCCAATCTGTCCTTGggccaacagcagcagcagcagcaggaggaggaggaggaggaggaggaggagacgtcAATCAGTGTGACTAAAGATTCAAAGCTGAACGACTTTGCCTTCTTAATACCGGTGAAACTGGGCACGCCAGCCGTCCAGTACCTGGTGACCATGGACACCGGATCAAGCCTTTCATGGGTTCAGTGCCGGCCGTGTACCATCAAGTGCCATGTTCAACCGGCGAAAGTCGGGCCCATCTTCGACCCCAGCAACTCCAGCACGTTCCGGCATGTTGGCTGTTCAACCTCTATCTGCAGCTATCTTGGTCGCACCCTCAGAATCCAGTCCAAGGCTTGCATGGAGTGGGAAGACATCTGCCTCTATACCATGTCTTATGGAGGTGGGTGGGCTTACTCTGTTGGCAAGGCGGTGACAGACAGGCTTGTTCTTGGTGGTGGAGAAACGACGAGGACGACATTAAGCCTAGCCAATTTCGTGTTCGGTTGCAGCATGGACACCCAGTACAGTACCCATAAGGAGGCTGGTATCTTTGGGTTGGGTACAAGCAACTACTCCTTCGAACAAATAGCACCTCTGCTGAGTTACAAGGCGTTCAGCTACTGTCTTCCCAGTGATGAGGCACACCAAGGGTATCTATCAATTGGACCAGACAGCAGCGGTGGTGTCCCTACCTCCATGTTCCCAGGAACCCCTAGGCCAGTGTATTCGATAGGGATGACCGGCCTCACTGTCACTGTCAATGGCGAGGTCCGCTCGTTggtctccggctccggctccagcCCCAGCCCCTCCTCACTGATGGTCGTCGACTCTGGGGCGAAATTGACCTTACTGTTGGCCTCCACCTTCGGTCAACTAGAGGATGCAATCATCCCAGCAATGGAGTCTCTTGGCTATTCACTCAACACTGCTGCCGGCCAAAACCAGCTTTGCTTTCTCACCGAGAGTGACAGACAAAACTACCTCCAGCGCAAACCTCCACCTCCCAGCAATTGGTCAGCTTTACCTGTGTTTCACATCTCCTTTACCCTCGGTCTCACGCTGACATTGCCTCCCAAGAATGCATTTTACCTCGATGCTAGATACCGTCAAGAATTCCTGACTATTGCATGGAAACAGATTTATGTTAGAAGTATTTTTCCTTTCCAATATTTTTCTGACATTCTTGGACTGTGCTCCTCCTTTGCTCGCGACGACTACTTGGAGTCTGGTTATCAGATATTGGGGAACTTGGTCACAAAATCGTGTGGAATCACTTATGACATCCCGCGCAAACAATTTCGGTTTCGTACCGGCGAGTGCTAG
- the LOC4339788 gene encoding heat shock 70 kDa protein BIP4-like, giving the protein MARRRLVLLLLIIAAAGAAAFGIRRDAPKAYCFYGIEWTGVPYLPGTAAAIYIGNTNSCIAGYHSPPDTATSYRFCIPSWVAFTANATTLCGQPAVDHSAAISGFKRLIGLQPGDPHAKRVAQIAPYKLGEKIGRCSIQVQLDDGAKCRVEDFLPEDVAGILIAHLKSTAEAHLGHRIDNAVVTVPGHFNGNQRQEVSSGSTEYGGFRYVSVVDEQVAAAAAHGLHEDRGDGKVILVFHLGGRTAHATKFVIRDGTPSLIALRHDPFLGGDDFTARVVDHMADLIKDKHGGRDVRADAAALRRLTAECERAKKALSYQQETVVTMRLDDDDDLFSEPLTRSKLEELIGDLVGRAVDLVESCDASGGDVVGVDEILLVGGSTRIPMVRDLVKDYFHGKEASNEKGVEPDEAVIRGALLLSHPHQARYLDPCYDYWHSR; this is encoded by the exons atggcgcgtcgtcgtcttGTCCTGCTGCTTCTCATCATTG ccgcggcgggtgcggcggcgtTTGGGATCCGACGAGATGCGCCCAAGGCATACTGCTTCTACGGCATTGAGTGGACGGGAGTGCCTTACTTGccgggcaccgccgccgccatttaTATCGGCAACACCAACTCCTGCATCGCCGGCTACCACTCGCCGCCGGACACGGCCACCTCCTACCGGTTCTGCATCCCCTCCTGGGTGGCCTTCACCGCCAACGCCACCACCCTCTGCGGCCAACCCGCCGTCGAccactccgccgccatctccggctTCAAGCGACTCATCGGCCTACAGCCGGGAGATCCTCACGCCAAGAGGGTGGCGCAGATTGCGCCCTACAAGCTGGGGGAAAAGATCGGGAGATGCAGCATCCAGGTCCAACTGGACGATGGCGCCAAGTGCCGTGTGGAGGATTTCCTTCCCGAGGATGTCGCCGGCATCCTCATCGCCCACCTCAAGAGCACGGCGGAGGCGCACCTGGGCCACCGCATCGACAACGCCGTCGTCACCGTCCCCGGCCACTTCAATGGAAACCAAAGGCAAGAGGTCAGCTCTGGTTCCACCGAGTACGGCGGCTTCCGCTACGTCTCCGTCGTCGACGAGCaggtcgccgcggccgccgcgcacgGCCTCCACGAGGACCGGGGCGACGGCAAGGTCATCCTCGTCTTCCACCTCGGCGGCCGCACCGCCCACGCCACCAAGTTCGTCATCCGGGACGGCACACCCAGCCTCATCGCGCTGCGCCATGACCCCTTCCTCGGCGGGGACGACTTCACCGCCAGGGTGGTGGATCACATGGCCGACCTCATCAAGGACAAGCACGGCGGCAGGGAcgtccgcgccgacgccgccgcgctccgcagGCTGACGGCGGAGTGCGAGCGCGCCAAGAAGGCGTTGAGCTACCAGCAAGAGACGGTGGTGACCATGCgcttggacgacgacgacgacttgttCTCGGAGCCTCTCACGCGCAGCAAGCTGGAGGAGCTGATCGGCGACCTGGTGGGCAGAGCGGTGGACCTGGTGGAGAGCTGCGACGCTAGTGGCGGCGACGTTGTGGGCGTCGACGAGATCCTGCTGGTGGGTGGAAGCACGAGGATCCCCATGGTCCGCGACCTCGTCAAGGACTACTTCCATGGCAAGGAGGCCAGCAACGAGAAGGGCGTGGAGCCTGACGAGGCGGTCATTCGCGGCGCCCTTCTTCTTTCCCACCCACACCAGGCTAGGTACCTCGACCCTTGCTACGACTACTGGCATTCCCGCTAA